The window AACATAACGCATTATTTGCTAAAGCCCTCAATTATAAAGGTGCAAGAAGTAATATTGAATTAAAAATCATAGATAAAAAAGGATGGGATAAAAGTTCTTTAATCCCAGATTATATGATGGAACGGGAAGATGGAAGTTATGATATCCTTGATTTAAAAAAAGGTCTCACAAAAAATAATTTAACTAAGGGTGGGAAATCCCGGCGTAGGCTGACTTCTTATTGTTATGAACTTGTCGCTCAACTTGAAGGGTATAAAAGATACTTCGAATCCCCTTTAAATAGTCAATGGGCTTTAGATAATTTTGGAATAAAAATGAATTATTCACCCCGCTTAATTGGAATTGTAGGAAATCAAAATAGTTTTTTTCGAGAGGAAATCGACGAAGCTCTTTTAGTTCATCGGGATAATATTGTTCTTTTTAGCTATAATGATATTTGTGATTTACTCTCAAGTAAAACTAAATTTTCTTAGTTTAAACATTATATCTCATTTTTGATTTTGAGGCCAGAGCATTTAATAAACCGCCGTATTCCAACAAATTTCACTATATTAGCCACTTATCAATTACAATTAATCGTTTTAAGGATAAGGTGTCTTTGCTTCTATCCTTTACATTAGTTTTAAAAAAATCATTTCTTTAATTTTGTTGTGATTGTATACGTATTTATACTCGTGAATATAGGGTTGAAGGTATCTAACCAAATGGTGTGTACCTCTCTGCTAGTTAGGTTCAGTTATAAATCAATAGTATAATAACACACCCTGCAAGAGGCAATTGATTTACTCACAATGAGTAATATCACTGTCTAGGAGTTCTGTAGCATGGGCTGCTGGTAGTCCAAGCTTAGGACTCAGGTAAGGTATCCCCCAACCCATACCTCTTAAAACGAATAGAACACCCATAAACATAACAAAATATGGCATTGCTTTATTCATTTTCATTCTGAAACTCAAGGAGAAAATATCTTTTGAAAACATTAGCAAAATCATCACAGGAAAAGTCCCCAATCCAAAAACGAACATATAAGCCATTCCATAAACCGGGCTTTGTAAGGCCAAAGAAGCCACCAAAGCCATATACACCATCCCGCAAGGAAGGAAGCCATTCAATAATCCGCTTAGAAAAAATGCTTTACTGCCACCTCTTCTAATTGATTTACCCAATTGAGATTTAAGCTTTATCAATGATTTTGAAAATGCAGATCCGGTTATCCATTTTTCTGACTCTTTGTAAAAAAACGCCAAGCCAATAATGGTCAAACCCAAAATTATGGAAACCCATTGCTGTACTCCTGCCAGCGATAGAGAAAACCCCAGCAAACCTACCAGTCCACCTAAAACGGAATAAGTAACAGCCCTTCCCGAGTTATAAAGTAATTTATTGAACAAATACTTACTCCTATCTTTACCTGCTAAGGCCAAAGCTATTGGCCCACACATACCCACGCAATGAAACGAGCCTAGCATCCCCCATATAAAGGCTGTCCAAATCATTTATATATCTATTTTCTTCTCTTCAAAAAAGGCTACCCCTCCTGCTTCCCAGGTCATCTTCACCTTCCAATAGCCCGGCTCTAAATCGTCCAGTTTTAAAATACTGAAATCGGCATCCTTAATTTCAACCTGTATTTTTTTATCCATTCTCGCATCAGAAGGTCTAAATAAGTGCAACTCTCCTTTGGCTCCGATAGGCAATTTGAATTGTAGTGTTTTACTTACCGAATCATATTGCAAAACCTTCCCTTCAATAGCTTGGGTATTATTCACCCTATCTATATGTTCCTGGTATTTTATCTCTTCCGCATAATAATTCTCAGTAACCAAATGAATATCATCTTGCCTCACACAAATGGTTACCAAAGTGACCATCAAGCCTATAAAAACAAGTAATAATAACAAAATTCCATTTCCCCAATTCATATCGTATTCTTTAAATGAATGTCATTCAGCAACAGGCCCCATAAAACTGGTAGAAATTCGGTCAATGGTTTCTCCATTTTGCTGAAGCAAAAGCTCCACATTTTGCTGAGGTACTTTCATGTCTTTCTGATTCTTAACCAGAAAAAACCTACCCTCAAACTTGGATTGTCCTTCAAGGTGCCAATCGGTATGCCCCACTTTTTCCAGAGTAAATGTTGGGTCATTTGGAACCAAAGTGACTTCCTGCTCATCAAAGGTCTTATTGATTAACGTAACTTCATATAGATTACTGATTTGCGCCCCCTCTCTGGCTTGGTAGGTCATTCCTCTAAACCTAGTCACAGTAGCGCCTAAATCATCTCTGGTAGCTAACAAAGCCACAAATCCTACAATTAGCAAAAGCAGTATACCGGAGTAGGCTTTCACTCTTCCGGTTATTAATTTTGATGTACCTGTCAAAATACTGTTTTCTGAAGCATACCTGATCAACCCCTTGGGACGATCAACTTTTTCCATAACATCATCACAGGCATCCATACAAGCTGTACAGTTGACACACTCCATTTGTATACCATTTCTGATATCTATTCCCGTAGGGCAAACTTGCACACACAATGTACAATCAATACAATCTCCAACAGGCTTTTCTTCAACCTTTTTCTTTCTAATGGGGGCTCTTGGCTCACCTCGTTTATAATCATATGTCACATTGATGGATTGATTGTCCAGCAACACACCTTGTAGACGTCCATAGGGACAAACCACTATACATGCCTGTTCCCTAAACCATGAAAAAACAAAA of the Cyclobacterium marinum DSM 745 genome contains:
- the ccoG gene encoding cytochrome c oxidase accessory protein CcoG, producing MAVRNENLNPDKFRDALGTVNQDGKRHWVFPKKVSGKFYQYRTYFSWLLLGILFAGPFIKVDGRPWLLFNVFERKFIIFGAVFWPQDTHLLIFLLLIFFVFIILFTVVFGRVFCGWACPQTLFMEMVFRKIEYWIEGDASQQRKLDAMPWNAEKIRKKSIKMFIFVLISLLISHTVMAYLIGVDEVKEIVTSSPVDNLAGFFGLLAFTGIFLFVFSWFREQACIVVCPYGRLQGVLLDNQSINVTYDYKRGEPRAPIRKKKVEEKPVGDCIDCTLCVQVCPTGIDIRNGIQMECVNCTACMDACDDVMEKVDRPKGLIRYASENSILTGTSKLITGRVKAYSGILLLLIVGFVALLATRDDLGATVTRFRGMTYQAREGAQISNLYEVTLINKTFDEQEVTLVPNDPTFTLEKVGHTDWHLEGQSKFEGRFFLVKNQKDMKVPQQNVELLLQQNGETIDRISTSFMGPVAE
- a CDS encoding sulfite exporter TauE/SafE family protein, with the translated sequence MIWTAFIWGMLGSFHCVGMCGPIALALAGKDRSKYLFNKLLYNSGRAVTYSVLGGLVGLLGFSLSLAGVQQWVSIILGLTIIGLAFFYKESEKWITGSAFSKSLIKLKSQLGKSIRRGGSKAFFLSGLLNGFLPCGMVYMALVASLALQSPVYGMAYMFVFGLGTFPVMILLMFSKDIFSLSFRMKMNKAMPYFVMFMGVLFVLRGMGWGIPYLSPKLGLPAAHATELLDSDITHCE
- a CDS encoding FixH family protein; amino-acid sequence: MNWGNGILLLLLVFIGLMVTLVTICVRQDDIHLVTENYYAEEIKYQEHIDRVNNTQAIEGKVLQYDSVSKTLQFKLPIGAKGELHLFRPSDARMDKKIQVEIKDADFSILKLDDLEPGYWKVKMTWEAGGVAFFEEKKIDI